The Phoenix dactylifera cultivar Barhee BC4 unplaced genomic scaffold, palm_55x_up_171113_PBpolish2nd_filt_p 000467F, whole genome shotgun sequence genome has a segment encoding these proteins:
- the LOC120106112 gene encoding uncharacterized protein LOC120106112 — MSLQNSTRIPRVGFPTIDRTMALSPRFPRSIQESAGSSSPSPSVRWPFANLFDRGLRDQISALKRCEQERQKLEYQIHALDVRIERFDERWERLRAEGNLSSEKLTNCVGKKEKMEQEKTELENKEKGFVERYIKLKTEQDLQNSQIVNLAAQIETLQTENESMTAKLRKAYQKFKVLHEENEILWKVAEDRNRLLPIKKRITSSACDRRHSSSASDKGI, encoded by the exons ATGAGTCTTCAAAATTCCACTAGAATTCCGAGGGTCGGGTTCCCAACCATCGATCGCACTATGGCGCTCTCTCCAAGGTTCCCTAGGAGCATCCAAGAATCCGCTGGCAGCAGCTCCCCCTCGCCCTCGGTTCGGTGGCCCTTCGCCAATCTGTTCGACCGCGGGCTCCGAGATCAGATCTCTGCTCTCAAGCGCTGCGAGCAGGAACGCCAAAAACTCGAATATCAGATACACGCCCTCGATGTCCGTATCGAGAGGTTTGACGAGCGCTGGGAACGACTCCGG GCTGAAGGGAACTTGAGTTCCGAGAAGCTGACAAATTGCGTCGGCAAGAAGGAGAAGATGGAACAGGAGAAGACGGAACTAGAGAATAAAGAGAAGGGTTTCGTTGAACGATACATCAAATTAAAGACAGAACAAGACCTCCAAAATTCACAG ATTGTAAACTTGGCCGCTCAAATTGAAACCCTGCAAACAGAGAATGAAAGCATGACAGCCAAGCTTCGAAAAGCTTATCAGAAG TTCAAGGTACTTCACGAAGAGAACGAAATCCTGTGGAAAGTGGCTGAAGATAGAAACCGCCTCCTGCCCATTAAAAAGAGAATCACATCATCAGCGTGTGACAGAAGGCACTCCTCAAGTGCTTCAGATAAG GGGATATAA
- the LOC120106113 gene encoding uncharacterized protein LOC120106113 isoform X2 encodes MDLPSDRSSGTSTFQRFMQQRIRACQQDCRCLQHEIYDLEDRLEETEKQLEEIKAETRTSHRELFKCVKDKVDIAWKCAKMKMDQEKVFGAQEIQKLWGTDESLMIDNKDPGGQSTDMVSKVERLLKDLESMGMNPKLPEVEVKVFPEGSKSYPVVVESSKMPPGREESSLEKMLSN; translated from the exons ATGGATCTCCCTTCAGATCGCTCCTCCGGCACCTCCACCTTCCAGCGGTTTATGCAGCAGAGGATCCGCGCCTGCCAGCAAGACTGCAGGTGCCTCCAGCATGAGATATACGATCTGGAGGATCGTCTCGAGGAGACGGAGAAACAGTTGGAAGAAATCAAG GCTGAAACAAGAACGAGCCACAGGGAGTTGTTCAAGTGTGTTAAGGACAAGGTGGACATAGCTTGGAAGTGCGCCAAGATGAAGATGGATCAGGAGAAAGTTTTTGGGGCGCAAGAAATTCAGAAATTATGGGGCACCGATGAGTCATTGATGATCGACAACAAAGATCCTGGAGGACAG TCTACAGATATGGTTTCTAAGGTTGAACGCTTGCTAAAGGACCTGGAAAGCATGGGAATGAACCCCAAGTTACCTGAAGTGGAG GTCAAGGTATTCCCAGAAGGAAGTAAGAGCTATCCTGTGGTAGTGGAATCTAGCAAGATGCCACCAG GGAGAGAAGAATCAAGCTTAGAAAAGATGCTGTCCAACTGA
- the LOC120106113 gene encoding uncharacterized protein LOC120106113 isoform X1: MASSHHSMEESADCSSASTMQLMLQSCQAARRRLQERVSALEDNLNYKKTLLENHQIEARTFDDGLKKCIEDKAAVAAKCAKLENEMMKLTMPCEEPAKTDVSMSTEELKNSNEEKEMIASVSIQLENLMENTRKLAAEFASFEHDLESGIINFKSAGEEVRRWECLYPFDEYRHWSTSSHIK, from the exons atggcttccagccatcatAGTATGGAAGAATCCGCCGATTGCTCCTCCGCGTCGACCATGCAGCTGATGCTCCAGAGCTGTCAGGCcgctcgccggcgcctccaggAACGCGTCTCTGCTCTCGAAGACAACCTCAACTACAAGAAAACGCTCCTGGAGAACCACCAG ATTGAAGCTAGAACATTTGACGACGGGCTGAAGAAGTGCATTGAGGACAAGGCGGCGGTGGCAGCAAAGTGCGCCAAGCTGgagaatgaaatgatgaaattgACGATGCCCTGTGAAGAGCCGGCGAAG ACTGATGTGAGCATGAGCACTGAGGAGTTGAAGAACTCAAACGAGGAGAAGGAGATGATAGCATCTGTGAGCATCCAGCTGGAGAATTTGATGGAAAAT ACAAGAAAATTGGCTGCTGAGTTTGCATCCTTCGAACATGATTTAGAAAGTGGGATTATCAATTTCAAAAGTGCTGGAGAGGAGGTACGACGATGGGAATGCTTGTATCCTTTTGATGAATATAGACATTGGTCTACCAGTTCCCATATCAAGTGA